From a single Mesorhizobium shangrilense genomic region:
- a CDS encoding methionine ABC transporter permease codes for MSPVLFELLLRSIWETVLMTGASGLISLVFGLPLGLALIATERGGIAESLWVNRALGAVINGFRSVPFIILLVALIPVTRLIVGTSIGTWAAIVPLSIAATPYYARIAEVSLREVDHGLIEAARAMGGNRWTIIREVLVPEALPGIVAGFTVTLVTLIGASAMAGAIGAGGLGDLAIRYGYQRFETSVMVAVVIVLIILVCGIQWVGDRLVARLDRRG; via the coding sequence ATGTCGCCGGTTCTGTTTGAGCTCCTTCTGCGTTCGATCTGGGAGACCGTCCTGATGACCGGCGCCTCCGGCCTCATCTCGCTGGTCTTCGGCCTGCCGCTGGGGCTGGCGCTGATCGCCACCGAACGCGGCGGCATCGCCGAAAGCCTGTGGGTCAACCGCGCGCTGGGTGCGGTCATCAACGGCTTCCGCTCGGTGCCTTTCATCATCCTGCTGGTGGCGCTGATCCCGGTGACTAGGCTCATCGTCGGCACCTCGATCGGCACCTGGGCGGCCATCGTGCCGCTGTCGATCGCCGCCACGCCCTACTACGCGCGCATCGCCGAAGTGTCGTTGCGCGAGGTCGACCACGGCTTGATCGAGGCGGCGCGCGCCATGGGCGGCAATCGCTGGACCATCATCCGCGAGGTGCTGGTGCCCGAGGCGCTGCCCGGCATCGTCGCCGGCTTCACGGTGACGTTGGTGACGCTGATCGGCGCCTCGGCCATGGCCGGCGCCATCGGCGCCGGAGGGCTGGGCGACCTCGCCATCCGCTATGGCTACCAGCGTTTCGAGACGTCGGTGATGGTCGCCGTGGTCATCGTGCTGATCATCCTGGTCTGCGGCATCCAGTGGGTGGGCGACCGGTTGGTGGCGCGGCTGGATCGGCGGGGCTAG
- a CDS encoding methionine ABC transporter ATP-binding protein codes for MNQHFIATADGKPATAGSAEDVVRLVDLKRRFGATAALDGISLTVRKGEILGIIGRSGAGKSTLIRCLNGLERPDSGQVFIEGREISRLGERDLQPLRRRIGMIFQHFNLLSAKTVEDNVALPLKIEGRPKAERLARAAELLDLVGLSEKAKAYPASLSGGQKQRVGIARALAARPALLLSDEATSALDPETTRSILALLKDINRRLGLTILLITHEMEVIRSIADRVAVIDAGRIVEEGPVWSVFADPRSDITKSLLGAIRPQLPPELAARLAPSAGAETILRVDVAGEVARGPLLSDLAAIVPGPFRLVHGGIDHIQQQPVGTLFLSVPGSDARHLAEVITFLKSRQARVEVLGHVAGSV; via the coding sequence ATGAACCAGCATTTCATCGCAACCGCTGATGGGAAGCCGGCCACGGCCGGATCCGCGGAGGATGTCGTGCGCCTTGTCGACCTGAAGCGCCGCTTCGGCGCCACGGCGGCCCTGGACGGCATCTCGCTGACCGTGCGCAAGGGCGAGATCCTCGGCATCATCGGCCGCAGCGGCGCCGGCAAATCGACGCTGATCCGCTGCCTGAACGGTCTGGAGCGACCGGATTCCGGTCAGGTCTTCATCGAGGGCCGCGAGATCAGCCGGCTCGGCGAACGCGACCTGCAGCCGCTGCGGCGACGGATCGGCATGATCTTCCAGCACTTCAACCTGCTGTCGGCCAAGACCGTCGAGGACAATGTGGCCCTGCCGCTGAAGATCGAGGGCCGCCCCAAGGCCGAGCGGCTGGCGCGTGCGGCCGAACTGCTCGACCTCGTCGGCCTATCGGAGAAGGCCAAGGCTTACCCAGCGTCGCTGTCGGGCGGCCAGAAGCAGCGCGTCGGCATTGCCAGGGCGCTGGCAGCGCGGCCGGCACTGCTGTTGTCGGACGAAGCCACCTCGGCGCTCGACCCGGAGACGACGCGCTCCATCCTCGCCCTACTCAAGGACATCAACCGCCGGCTTGGCCTGACCATCCTGCTGATCACCCACGAGATGGAGGTGATCCGCTCGATCGCCGACCGCGTGGCGGTGATCGACGCCGGACGCATCGTCGAGGAGGGGCCGGTCTGGTCGGTGTTTGCCGATCCGCGCTCGGATATCACAAAAAGCCTGCTCGGCGCCATCCGGCCGCAGCTGCCGCCCGAACTGGCAGCCCGTTTGGCGCCGTCGGCCGGCGCTGAAACCATCCTGCGTGTCGACGTGGCAGGCGAGGTCGCGAGAGGTCCATTGCTCTCGGATCTGGCGGCAATCGTCCCTGGTCCATTCCGCCTCGTCCATGGCGGCATCGACCATATCCAGCAGCAGCCCGTCGGAACGCTGTTTCTCTCTGTCCCCGGCAGCGATGCAAGGCATCTCGCCGAGGTGATCACATTCCTGAAATCCCGCCAGGCGCGGGTGGAGGTGCTTGGCCATGTCGCCGGTTCTGTTTGA
- a CDS encoding MetQ/NlpA family lipoprotein — protein sequence MSDFRNTLPSLFASTLTRRGGLALLFASAVALGGLVAPKASFAEDKKAIKVGIISGEDEDVWRVVTAQAAEKGLTIETVVFNDYTQPNEALERGEIDANAFQHQPYLDNQIKTQGYHIVRVGYTGVWPIGLYSKKFTKVADLPEGAVIGVPNDPSNEGRALRVLQNEGVIKLKDGTGILATTADIAENAKKVVIKELDAGIVGRSVEDLDAAVVNTDWALKSGLTPENRIAQEPIADNPYRNFIAVKAGNENEAWVKTLVASYQNDAVKAEFDKVYKGTGLSAY from the coding sequence ATGTCCGACTTCAGAAACACTTTGCCCTCTCTCTTTGCGTCAACCCTTACAAGGCGCGGTGGTCTTGCGTTGCTGTTCGCGTCAGCGGTCGCCCTTGGCGGCCTGGTGGCGCCCAAGGCGTCGTTCGCCGAGGACAAGAAGGCGATCAAGGTCGGCATCATCAGCGGCGAGGACGAGGATGTGTGGCGCGTCGTCACCGCGCAGGCGGCCGAAAAGGGCCTCACCATCGAGACCGTGGTGTTCAACGATTACACCCAGCCCAACGAGGCGCTGGAGCGCGGCGAGATCGACGCCAACGCCTTCCAGCACCAGCCCTATCTCGACAACCAGATCAAGACGCAAGGCTACCATATCGTGCGCGTCGGCTATACCGGCGTCTGGCCGATCGGCCTTTACTCCAAGAAGTTTACGAAGGTCGCCGACCTGCCCGAGGGCGCGGTCATCGGCGTGCCCAATGATCCGTCCAATGAAGGCCGGGCGCTGCGTGTGCTGCAGAACGAGGGCGTGATCAAGCTGAAGGACGGCACCGGCATCCTCGCCACCACCGCCGACATCGCCGAAAACGCCAAGAAAGTCGTGATCAAGGAGCTGGACGCCGGCATCGTCGGACGCTCGGTCGAGGATCTCGACGCGGCCGTGGTCAACACCGACTGGGCGCTGAAAAGCGGCCTGACGCCGGAAAACCGCATCGCGCAGGAGCCCATCGCCGACAACCCGTACCGCAATTTCATCGCGGTGAAGGCCGGCAATGAGAACGAGGCCTGGGTGAAGACGCTGGTGGCTTCCTACCAGAACGATGCGGTGAAAGCCGAGTTCGACAAGGTCTACAAGGGCACGGGCCTGAGCGCCTATTGA
- a CDS encoding transporter substrate-binding protein: MKRRIEIGILYSRSGSYQLVSDACRMGAMRAIADINADRSSGIELVPVERDPQSNADRYATLCEDIFKTSSARHVVGCVTSWSRKETIPVLEKAGGMLWYACPYEGFEANEHVVYMHACPNQHLVPLMAHVVPRFGANGFLLGSNYIWGWEMNRVARDLIADAGGKVLGERYLRIGETDVSRLIAEIRATRPNFILNNLIGTSSYAFLAAYRELAGEDAAFSPETCPVISCNLTEGELPAIGESGKGHLSVGPYFAPRPAAFASSFEASAYASVQVMADVLSRDPEAGPAEFSKAFAERRFSTRLGPIAIDANTQHATLPVIIGRIADGFFEVVSREDEVAPDPYLSRYDPAKTFGRPRLRVVS, encoded by the coding sequence TTGAAACGGCGTATCGAGATCGGCATCCTTTATTCCCGCTCGGGCAGCTATCAGCTCGTGTCGGATGCGTGCCGGATGGGCGCGATGCGCGCGATCGCCGACATCAACGCCGACCGCAGCTCAGGCATCGAACTGGTGCCGGTCGAGCGCGATCCGCAAAGCAATGCCGACCGCTACGCGACGCTGTGCGAGGACATCTTCAAGACGAGCAGCGCCCGCCATGTCGTCGGCTGCGTTACCTCCTGGAGCCGCAAGGAAACGATCCCCGTGCTGGAGAAGGCGGGCGGCATGCTCTGGTACGCCTGCCCCTATGAAGGCTTCGAGGCCAACGAGCACGTCGTCTACATGCACGCTTGCCCCAACCAGCACCTGGTGCCGCTGATGGCCCATGTCGTGCCGCGCTTCGGCGCCAACGGCTTCCTGCTCGGCTCCAACTATATCTGGGGCTGGGAGATGAACCGCGTCGCGCGCGACCTGATCGCGGATGCCGGCGGCAAGGTCCTGGGCGAGCGCTATCTGCGCATCGGCGAGACCGACGTGTCGCGCCTGATCGCTGAAATCCGGGCCACGCGGCCGAACTTCATCCTCAACAACCTGATCGGCACATCGTCCTATGCCTTCCTGGCTGCTTATCGCGAGCTGGCGGGTGAGGATGCGGCCTTCAGCCCCGAAACCTGTCCCGTCATCTCCTGCAACCTCACCGAAGGCGAGCTGCCGGCGATCGGCGAATCCGGCAAAGGACATCTGTCGGTCGGGCCGTATTTCGCGCCGCGGCCAGCCGCCTTCGCCTCGTCCTTCGAGGCATCCGCCTATGCGTCCGTGCAAGTGATGGCCGACGTGCTTTCCCGCGATCCTGAGGCCGGTCCGGCGGAGTTTTCAAAAGCTTTCGCCGAACGGCGCTTCTCCACCCGGCTTGGACCGATCGCCATCGACGCCAACACCCAGCACGCGACGCTGCCGGTGATCATCGGCCGGATCGCGGACGGGTTCTTCGAAGTCGTCAGCCGCGAGGACGAGGTTGCGCCGGACCCGTATCTGTCGCGCTACGACCCCGCCAAGACGTTCGGCCGCCCGCGCCTGAGGGTGGTGTCGTGA
- a CDS encoding ANTAR domain-containing response regulator, with product MTRTRIPNLGGARAFVLHRPHPTVQAITRQLSAIGLNTVDCWPELPAEALAADFVFFDADLGFDEQFPWKPGEAPMPLVALIGSEAPGRIEWALSHKADAQLLKPVGNAGVYSALLIARQSFEARKHLASEIAALRQRVAERQTIVRAVEALSKGAEDGRAYAQLRSLAMSWQISIEEAARRIVAMTDKEGSDDQSHRA from the coding sequence GTGACCAGGACACGCATTCCCAATCTGGGCGGCGCCAGGGCCTTCGTCCTGCATCGCCCGCATCCGACGGTGCAGGCGATCACCCGGCAATTGTCGGCCATCGGCCTGAACACAGTGGACTGCTGGCCGGAGCTGCCGGCCGAGGCGCTGGCCGCCGATTTCGTCTTCTTCGACGCCGACCTCGGCTTCGACGAACAGTTTCCCTGGAAGCCGGGCGAGGCGCCGATGCCGCTGGTGGCGCTGATCGGCTCGGAGGCGCCGGGCCGCATCGAATGGGCGCTGTCGCACAAGGCCGATGCCCAGTTGTTGAAGCCGGTCGGCAATGCCGGCGTCTACAGCGCGCTTTTGATCGCGCGCCAGAGCTTTGAAGCGCGAAAACACCTGGCTAGCGAGATTGCAGCGCTTCGCCAGCGTGTCGCGGAGCGACAGACCATCGTGCGCGCGGTCGAGGCGCTGTCGAAAGGCGCGGAAGACGGCCGCGCCTACGCACAGCTGCGCTCGCTGGCCATGAGCTGGCAGATCAGCATCGAGGAGGCCGCGCGCCGCATCGTGGCGATGACGGATAAGGAGGGCAGCGATGACCAATCCCATCGCGCCTGA
- a CDS encoding ABC transporter permease, whose amino-acid sequence MTNPIAPDLPAAARMPGKPRAGVWRRLLQRPLALIGLLIVAIVVGGAILAPWLTGYDPNEQMFDGLTIEGSPLPPSAHFWLGTDLLGRDLLTRILYGARTSLIIGVVANGVALLIGTLVGVTAGYFRGWIGSVLMRFTDLMMAFPALLLAICLAAVFQPSLWIVAMVIALVNWVQTARVIYTETSSLSEREFIDAERTIGASAPRILFRHILPHLLPTIIVWGTLGISTTVLLEATLSFLGIGVQPPTASWGNIIFENQTYFQAAPWLVFFPGAAILALALAFNLIGDALRDILDPTQRGRA is encoded by the coding sequence ATGACCAATCCCATCGCGCCTGATCTTCCGGCAGCAGCGCGCATGCCGGGCAAGCCAAGGGCCGGCGTCTGGCGTCGGCTGCTGCAGCGTCCGCTGGCGCTGATCGGCCTGCTGATCGTCGCCATCGTGGTGGGTGGCGCCATCCTGGCGCCGTGGCTGACCGGCTATGATCCCAACGAGCAGATGTTCGACGGCCTGACCATCGAGGGCTCGCCGCTGCCGCCGAGCGCTCATTTCTGGCTGGGCACGGACCTGCTCGGCCGCGACCTGCTGACGCGCATCCTCTACGGCGCGCGCACATCGCTGATCATCGGCGTCGTCGCCAATGGCGTGGCGCTGCTGATCGGCACGCTGGTCGGCGTGACCGCCGGTTATTTCCGCGGCTGGATCGGCAGCGTGCTGATGCGGTTCACCGACCTGATGATGGCCTTTCCGGCGCTGCTGCTGGCGATTTGTCTGGCGGCGGTGTTCCAGCCGAGCCTGTGGATCGTCGCCATGGTCATCGCGCTGGTGAACTGGGTGCAGACGGCACGCGTCATCTACACGGAAACCAGTTCGCTGTCCGAGCGCGAGTTCATCGACGCCGAGCGCACCATCGGCGCCAGCGCACCGCGCATCCTGTTTCGCCACATCCTGCCGCATTTGCTGCCGACCATCATCGTCTGGGGCACGCTGGGCATCTCGACCACGGTGCTTTTGGAAGCGACGCTCTCCTTCCTCGGCATAGGCGTGCAGCCGCCCACCGCATCCTGGGGCAACATCATCTTCGAGAACCAGACCTATTTCCAGGCAGCGCCCTGGCTGGTGTTCTTCCCGGGTGCGGCGATCCTGGCGCTGGCGCTGGCCTTCAACCTGATCGGCGATGCGCTGCGCGACATCCTCGACCCGACGCAAAGAGGCCGGGCATGA
- a CDS encoding ABC transporter permease has protein sequence MIAYLGRRIIQSALILLGVSLITFALLYLLPADPVRQIAGRSATPETVENIRRQLGLDQPFVVQYWHYLTSLLSGDLGRSYIQRSQVTELIVSRLPASLLLMVGAILCELAIGLTMGLIAAIKRGTATDQSLMVASFVGVSAPQFVVGLLLLYVFAVRLGWFPIGGYGTWRHLVLPSLTMGILGAGWYARMMRSSMIDVLRQDYVRTARAKGLARRAILFRHALPNAILPVIAMIGIDIGIFMGGIVVVESVFGWPGIGQLAWQAIQRVDIPIIMGVTLVSACAIVLGNLLADIIAPFIDPRIKLR, from the coding sequence ATGATCGCCTATCTTGGCCGCCGCATCATCCAGTCGGCGCTGATCCTGCTCGGCGTCTCGCTGATCACCTTCGCGCTGCTCTATCTGCTGCCCGCCGATCCCGTGAGGCAAATCGCCGGCCGCAGCGCCACGCCCGAAACCGTCGAGAATATCCGCCGCCAGCTCGGCCTCGACCAGCCTTTCGTCGTCCAGTACTGGCACTACCTGACCAGCCTGCTCAGCGGTGACCTCGGCCGCTCCTACATCCAGCGCTCGCAGGTCACCGAGCTCATCGTCTCGCGGCTGCCGGCGAGCCTGCTTTTGATGGTCGGCGCCATCCTGTGCGAACTGGCGATCGGCCTGACCATGGGTCTCATCGCGGCCATCAAGCGCGGCACCGCAACCGACCAGTCGCTGATGGTCGCCTCCTTCGTCGGCGTGTCGGCGCCGCAATTCGTCGTCGGCCTGCTGCTGCTCTACGTGTTTGCCGTGCGGCTCGGCTGGTTTCCGATCGGCGGCTACGGGACCTGGCGCCACCTGGTGCTGCCGTCGCTGACCATGGGCATACTCGGCGCCGGCTGGTACGCGCGCATGATGCGCTCGTCGATGATCGACGTGCTCCGGCAGGACTATGTGCGCACCGCGCGCGCCAAGGGCCTGGCGCGCCGCGCCATCCTCTTCCGCCACGCCCTGCCCAACGCCATCCTGCCGGTGATCGCCATGATCGGCATCGACATCGGCATCTTCATGGGCGGCATCGTGGTGGTCGAAAGCGTGTTCGGCTGGCCGGGCATCGGCCAGCTCGCCTGGCAGGCCATCCAGCGCGTCGACATTCCAATCATCATGGGCGTCACGCTGGTCTCGGCCTGCGCCATCGTGCTCGGCAACCTCCTGGCCGACATCATCGCGCCCTTCATCGACCCCCGTATCAAACTGAGATGA
- a CDS encoding ABC transporter substrate-binding protein, whose protein sequence is MLGMTSVRAEDTIDPNAKQGGAITITYKDDVATLDPAIGYDWQNWSMIKSLFDGLMDYEPGTTNLKPDLAESYDISPDGKTFTFKLRHGVKFHNGREMTADDVKYSLDRVTNPKTQSPGAGFFGSIKGYDDVAAGKATSLSGVTVVDPYTVKFELTRPDATFLHVMAINFSHVVPKEEVEKYGADFGKHPVGTGAFKLAEWTLGQRIVFERNADYWHKGLPHLDKITFEIGQEPIVALLRLQKGEIDVPGDGIPPAKFQEVMADPEQKARVVEGGQLHTGYVTMNTTMAPFDNVKVRQAVNMAINKARVVQIINNRAVPANQPLPPSMPGYDKEFKGYPYDVAKAKALLAEAGHADGFETQLFVMNTDPNPRIAQAIQQDLAAIGIKASIQSLAQANVIAAGGDKAGAPMIWSGGMAWIADFPDPSNFYGPILGCAGAVPGGWNWSWYCNKDLDAKAAEADAMVDPAKAGERDKMWSAIYEKVMADAPWAPVFNEQRFTMKSARMGGADNLYVDPVHIPINYDNVYVKDVQ, encoded by the coding sequence ATGCTCGGCATGACAAGCGTTCGCGCCGAAGACACGATCGATCCCAACGCCAAGCAGGGCGGCGCCATCACCATCACCTACAAGGACGATGTCGCGACCCTCGATCCGGCGATCGGCTATGACTGGCAGAACTGGTCGATGATCAAGAGCCTGTTCGACGGGCTGATGGACTATGAGCCGGGCACCACCAACCTGAAGCCCGATCTCGCCGAAAGCTATGACATCTCGCCCGACGGCAAGACCTTCACCTTCAAGCTGCGCCATGGGGTGAAATTCCACAATGGCCGCGAGATGACCGCCGACGACGTGAAATATTCGCTGGACCGCGTCACCAATCCGAAGACGCAGAGCCCCGGCGCCGGCTTCTTCGGCTCGATCAAGGGTTATGACGATGTCGCCGCCGGCAAGGCGACAAGCCTCTCCGGCGTCACCGTCGTCGATCCCTATACGGTCAAGTTCGAGCTGACCCGCCCCGACGCCACCTTCCTGCATGTCATGGCCATCAACTTCTCGCATGTCGTGCCGAAGGAAGAGGTCGAGAAATATGGCGCCGATTTCGGCAAGCATCCGGTCGGCACCGGCGCCTTCAAGCTCGCTGAGTGGACGCTGGGACAGCGCATCGTCTTCGAGCGCAATGCGGATTACTGGCACAAGGGCCTGCCGCATCTCGACAAGATCACCTTCGAAATCGGCCAGGAGCCGATCGTGGCGCTGCTGCGCCTGCAGAAGGGCGAGATCGACGTGCCCGGCGACGGCATTCCGCCGGCCAAGTTCCAGGAAGTGATGGCCGATCCCGAGCAGAAGGCGCGCGTCGTCGAGGGCGGCCAACTGCACACCGGCTATGTCACCATGAACACCACCATGGCGCCCTTCGACAATGTGAAGGTGCGCCAGGCCGTCAACATGGCGATCAACAAGGCACGCGTCGTCCAGATCATCAACAACCGCGCCGTGCCGGCCAACCAGCCGCTGCCGCCGTCGATGCCGGGCTACGACAAGGAATTCAAGGGCTATCCCTATGACGTCGCCAAGGCCAAGGCGCTGCTGGCCGAGGCCGGCCACGCCGATGGTTTCGAGACGCAACTGTTCGTCATGAACACCGACCCGAACCCGCGTATCGCCCAGGCGATCCAGCAGGATCTGGCGGCGATCGGCATCAAGGCCAGCATCCAGTCGCTGGCGCAAGCCAACGTCATCGCCGCCGGCGGCGATAAGGCCGGCGCGCCGATGATCTGGTCCGGCGGCATGGCCTGGATCGCCGACTTCCCGGATCCGTCCAACTTCTACGGCCCGATCCTCGGCTGCGCGGGTGCTGTTCCGGGCGGCTGGAACTGGTCGTGGTACTGCAACAAGGATCTCGACGCCAAGGCGGCCGAGGCCGACGCCATGGTCGACCCGGCCAAGGCCGGCGAGCGCGACAAGATGTGGAGCGCGATCTATGAAAAGGTGATGGCGGACGCGCCCTGGGCGCCGGTGTTCAACGAGCAGCGCTTCACCATGAAATCCGCGCGCATGGGCGGCGCCGACAACCTCTATGTCGACCCGGTCCATATCCCGATCAACTATGACAATGTGTACGTAAAAGATGTGCAATAA
- a CDS encoding acetamidase/formamidase family protein yields the protein MCNNCDYTIHGRHHHFGWDNSFVPAETVAPGSTIEFQCLDSSGGQLTPGSTVGDIAKLDFGKINPVTGPIFVDGAEPGDALKVTIEMFKPSGFGWTANIPGFGLLADDFKEPALNIWKYDPASLEPALFGKNGRVPLKPFAGTIGNAPGEKGHHSVVPPRRVGGNLDIRDLAAGTTLYLPVEVAGALFSVGDTHAAQGDGEVCGTAIESPMDVVLKLDLVKDARLKTPRFTTPGPVTRHLDAKGYEVTTGIGPDLMAGAKEAVAQMVDLLAGRYQIDPVEAYMLASVCGDLRISEIVDMPNWVVSFYFPRCVFE from the coding sequence ATGTGCAATAACTGCGATTACACCATCCACGGGCGCCACCATCATTTCGGCTGGGACAATTCCTTCGTCCCGGCCGAGACGGTGGCGCCCGGTTCGACCATCGAATTCCAGTGTCTCGATTCGTCAGGCGGCCAGTTGACGCCGGGCAGCACGGTCGGCGACATCGCCAAGCTCGACTTCGGCAAGATCAACCCGGTGACCGGGCCGATCTTCGTCGACGGCGCCGAGCCGGGTGATGCGCTCAAGGTGACGATCGAGATGTTCAAACCGTCCGGCTTCGGCTGGACGGCGAACATTCCGGGATTCGGCCTGCTCGCCGACGACTTCAAGGAGCCGGCGCTGAACATCTGGAAGTACGATCCCGCCTCGCTCGAGCCGGCTTTGTTCGGCAAGAACGGTCGCGTGCCGCTGAAGCCGTTTGCCGGCACCATCGGCAATGCGCCGGGTGAAAAGGGCCATCACTCGGTGGTGCCGCCGCGGCGTGTCGGCGGCAATCTCGACATCCGCGATCTCGCCGCCGGCACTACACTTTACCTGCCCGTCGAAGTGGCGGGCGCCCTGTTCTCGGTCGGCGACACGCACGCCGCGCAAGGCGACGGCGAGGTCTGCGGCACGGCGATCGAAAGCCCGATGGACGTCGTGCTCAAACTCGATCTCGTCAAGGACGCCAGGTTGAAGACGCCGCGCTTCACCACGCCCGGGCCGGTGACACGCCATCTCGACGCCAAGGGCTATGAGGTGACGACCGGCATCGGGCCGGACCTGATGGCGGGCGCCAAGGAAGCGGTCGCCCAGATGGTCGACCTGCTTGCCGGCCGCTACCAGATCGACCCCGTCGAAGCCTATATGCTGGCCTCGGTCTGCGGCGACCTGCGCATCAGCGAGATCGTCGACATGCCGAACTGGGTGGTGTCGTTCTACTTCCCGCGCTGCGTGTTTGAATGA
- a CDS encoding ABC transporter ATP-binding protein produces the protein MTSARETILDIANLCVSVRGEDGEREVVSGLSLRLSRGETLCIAGESGSGKSMTSLAIMQLLPQPAARISAGTIRLHDKGLGDTELTGLNERQMRRIRGNRIAMIFQEPMTSLNPVLSIGRQLTESIEAHTSLSPAEARRRAIDALKAVRISEAESRLKQFPHELSGGMRQRVMIAMALALEPDVLIADEPTTALDVTVQGEVLELLRDLQRERGTSVILITHDMGVVAEMADRVIIMRHGRMVEEGKAADIFARPQAAYTRELLAAVPRIGAGVGRQESRDTEAAASANVAEVKDLHVRFDLHGGFFGRVNRRVHAVEGVSFSIAPNETLALVGESGCGKSTTAKALAGLVPYSGDIVVGGRNLSGLGRDERKAVRRDVQMIFQDPFASLDPRMRVGDLVAEPLVIHGIASKEERRERVAALFERVGLTADQMELYPHEFSGGQRQRVCIARALALRPKLIIADESVSALDVSVQARVLDLLKELQREFGVAYLFISHDMAVVENISDRVAVMYLGQIVEMGTRDQVFTNPRHPYTKRLIEAVPVPDPARRRSRFARLEQEIPSATRKIGEAPMKLILQDFGNGHLVAAEA, from the coding sequence ATGACCTCAGCTCGCGAAACAATCCTCGACATCGCCAACCTCTGCGTCAGCGTGCGCGGCGAGGATGGTGAGCGCGAGGTCGTGTCCGGTCTTTCGCTGCGGCTTTCGCGCGGCGAGACGCTTTGCATTGCCGGCGAATCGGGCTCCGGCAAATCGATGACGTCGCTGGCGATCATGCAATTGCTGCCGCAGCCGGCGGCCCGCATCTCCGCCGGAACGATCCGGCTTCACGACAAGGGTCTGGGCGATACCGAACTGACTGGTCTCAACGAACGGCAGATGCGGCGCATCCGCGGCAACCGCATCGCAATGATCTTCCAGGAGCCGATGACATCGCTGAACCCGGTGCTGTCGATCGGCCGCCAGCTGACCGAATCCATCGAGGCGCATACCAGCCTGTCGCCAGCCGAGGCGCGCAGGCGCGCCATCGACGCGCTGAAGGCGGTGCGTATTTCCGAAGCCGAAAGCCGGCTGAAACAGTTTCCGCACGAGCTCTCCGGCGGCATGCGCCAGCGCGTGATGATTGCCATGGCGCTGGCGCTCGAGCCCGACGTGCTGATCGCCGACGAGCCCACGACGGCGCTCGACGTCACCGTTCAGGGCGAGGTGCTGGAACTGCTGCGCGACCTGCAGCGCGAACGTGGCACCAGCGTCATCCTCATCACCCACGACATGGGCGTGGTCGCCGAAATGGCCGACCGCGTCATCATCATGCGGCATGGCCGCATGGTCGAGGAAGGCAAGGCCGCCGACATCTTTGCCCGGCCGCAGGCCGCCTACACCAGGGAATTGCTGGCCGCCGTGCCGCGCATCGGCGCCGGCGTTGGCCGACAGGAATCCAGGGACACTGAAGCGGCGGCATCGGCAAATGTCGCCGAGGTCAAGGACCTGCATGTCCGCTTCGACCTGCATGGCGGCTTCTTCGGCCGAGTCAACCGCCGTGTCCACGCCGTCGAAGGCGTCAGCTTTTCGATCGCACCGAACGAGACGCTGGCGCTGGTCGGCGAGTCCGGCTGCGGCAAGTCGACGACCGCCAAGGCGCTGGCCGGGCTGGTGCCTTACAGCGGCGACATCGTCGTTGGCGGGCGCAACCTGTCGGGTCTTGGCCGCGACGAGCGCAAGGCGGTGCGCCGCGACGTGCAGATGATCTTCCAGGACCCCTTCGCCTCGCTCGACCCGCGCATGCGCGTCGGCGACCTCGTCGCCGAGCCGCTGGTGATCCACGGCATCGCTTCGAAGGAAGAGCGCAGAGAGCGTGTGGCGGCGCTTTTCGAGCGCGTCGGCCTGACGGCCGACCAGATGGAACTCTATCCGCACGAATTCTCAGGCGGTCAGCGCCAGCGCGTCTGCATTGCGCGTGCGCTGGCGCTACGGCCGAAGCTGATCATCGCCGACGAGAGCGTCTCGGCGCTCGACGTCTCCGTGCAGGCGCGCGTGCTCGACTTGCTGAAAGAGCTGCAGCGCGAGTTCGGCGTCGCCTATCTGTTCATTTCGCATGACATGGCGGTGGTCGAGAATATTTCCGACCGTGTCGCCGTCATGTATCTCGGCCAGATCGTCGAGATGGGCACACGCGACCAGGTCTTCACCAACCCACGCCACCCCTACACGAAACGCCTGATCGAAGCCGTGCCGGTGCCCGATCCCGCGAGGCGAAGGAGCCGCTTCGCCCGGCTCGAGCAGGAGATCCCGAGCGCCACCCGCAAGATCGGCGAGGCGCCGATGAAGCTGATCCTGCAGGATTTTGGCAACGGGCACCTGGTCGCCGCCGAGGCCTGA